The Thermus brockianus genome window below encodes:
- a CDS encoding S8 family peptidase, with translation MYEGSHRPPGFRPIGARRLPATREPGAPRPRRGDHGLAIPAEDHLEALSAFILRNLPEARARRLAQDPRVYALTPDREVRAYGQTVPWGVERIGAPTTTAKGANVSVYVLDTGIKVGHEDLTNLKGGYAVVKCRGRCRAAYDDDNGHGTHVAGTIAAVNNAAGVLSVAPAAELWAVKVLSGSGSGSISGIVQGLNWAIAHNNGGKPKVVNMSLGGSGTDDQDGLYCPAIRSKDAFHNAIQKAVCDYRITVVVAAGNEGDNAANHTPAAYDEVITVSATNSQNDWPSWSNYGPDVDLAAPGVSILSTWHTSTSAYNTLSGTSMATPHVAGAAALVLSRYPSYTPEQVKGTLLQNAESTHTWSNTSGHPHPEPFLNVRGF, from the coding sequence GTGTATGAAGGCTCGCATCGGCCTCCTGGGTTTAGGCCTATTGGCGCTCGCCGCCTGCCAGCAACAAGGGAGCCTGGCGCCCCAAGGCCTCGGCGAGGGGACCACGGCCTCGCCATCCCGGCGGAGGACCACCTCGAGGCCCTAAGCGCCTTCATTCTCCGCAACCTCCCCGAGGCCCGGGCCCGCCGCCTGGCCCAAGACCCCCGGGTCTACGCCCTCACCCCCGACCGGGAGGTACGCGCCTACGGCCAGACCGTGCCTTGGGGCGTGGAGCGGATCGGCGCCCCCACCACCACCGCCAAAGGCGCCAACGTCTCCGTTTACGTATTGGACACCGGCATCAAGGTGGGCCACGAGGACCTCACCAACCTCAAGGGCGGCTACGCCGTGGTGAAGTGCCGGGGACGTTGCCGGGCCGCTTACGACGACGACAACGGCCACGGCACCCACGTGGCGGGCACCATCGCGGCGGTGAACAACGCCGCGGGGGTGCTCAGCGTGGCCCCCGCCGCCGAACTTTGGGCCGTGAAGGTGCTTTCGGGCTCCGGCTCGGGTTCCATCAGCGGCATCGTCCAAGGCCTCAACTGGGCCATCGCCCACAACAACGGGGGCAAGCCCAAGGTGGTGAACATGAGCCTAGGGGGTAGCGGCACCGATGACCAAGACGGCCTCTACTGCCCCGCCATCCGCTCCAAGGACGCCTTCCACAACGCCATTCAAAAGGCGGTCTGCGATTACCGGATTACCGTGGTGGTGGCCGCCGGCAACGAGGGGGACAACGCCGCCAACCACACCCCCGCCGCCTACGACGAGGTCATCACCGTGAGCGCCACCAATAGCCAAAACGACTGGCCCTCCTGGTCCAACTACGGCCCCGATGTGGACCTGGCGGCGCCGGGCGTTTCCATCCTTTCCACGTGGCATACCTCCACCAGCGCCTACAACACCCTTAGCGGGACCTCCATGGCCACGCCGCACGTGGCGGGCGCTGCCGCTTTGGTCCTTTCCCGCTACCCCAGCTACACCCCAGAGCAGGTAAAGGGAACCCTCTTGCAAAACGCCGAGAGCACCCACACCTGGAGCAACACCTCCGGCCATCCCCACCCCGAACCCTTCCTGAACGTTCGCGGTTTCTAA
- the pyrF gene encoding orotidine-5'-phosphate decarboxylase: MDFLSALERPPLVLGVDPRPELHGPKPLVHLRRYALELFEALAESLAAVKFQLAFFEALGPEGMALLFELASAARVMGLPVLFDGKRGDIGSTAEAYAEAYLDRFPGSALTVNPYLGLDALAPFFRAAMRSGGAVFVLVKTSNPGSGFLQDLAVEGRPLYLHLAEALAREGEALREGPWSRVGMVVGATYPEAVRAVRDVAPHAPLLLPGVGAQGGSPLKGKGLLLAASRALFYPGGRPDLEGAQEAAKGLLSALVE; this comes from the coding sequence ATGGACTTCCTCTCGGCCCTAGAGCGCCCTCCTTTGGTCCTGGGCGTGGACCCAAGGCCGGAGCTGCACGGGCCCAAGCCCCTTGTCCACCTGCGCCGCTACGCCCTGGAGCTCTTTGAGGCCCTGGCGGAAAGCCTGGCGGCGGTGAAGTTCCAGCTGGCCTTCTTTGAGGCCTTGGGCCCTGAGGGGATGGCGCTCCTTTTTGAGCTCGCCAGCGCCGCCCGGGTCATGGGCCTGCCCGTCCTCTTTGACGGGAAGCGGGGGGATATCGGCTCCACGGCGGAGGCCTACGCCGAGGCGTACCTAGACCGCTTTCCGGGTAGCGCCCTCACCGTAAACCCCTACCTGGGCCTGGACGCCCTTGCCCCCTTTTTCCGGGCGGCTATGCGGAGCGGGGGTGCGGTGTTTGTTCTCGTGAAAACCTCCAATCCGGGCTCGGGCTTTCTCCAGGACCTTGCCGTGGAGGGTAGGCCCCTTTACCTTCACCTGGCGGAGGCTTTGGCCCGGGAAGGGGAGGCCTTGCGGGAAGGCCCTTGGAGCCGGGTGGGGATGGTGGTGGGGGCCACCTACCCTGAGGCCGTGAGGGCGGTGCGGGACGTGGCGCCCCACGCCCCCTTGCTCCTCCCCGGGGTGGGGGCCCAGGGGGGAAGCCCCCTAAAGGGGAAAGGCCTCCTCCTGGCCGCAAGCCGGGCCCTCTTTTACCCCGGGGGAAGGCCGGACCTGGAAGGGGCCCAGGAGGCGGCCAAAGGGCTCCTTTCCGCTTTGGTAGAGTAG
- the pyrE gene encoding orotate phosphoribosyltransferase produces the protein MEVLDLYRRTGALLEGHFLLRSGVHSPLFLQSAALLQHPLYAEAVGEALGKTFEDEKVDFVIGPAMGGVILAFVVARALGARALFAEKDGQGGMTIRKGLTLNPGERFLAVEDVVTTGESVRKAIRAAEARGAVCVGVGAIVDRSGGQAAFGVPFRALARLQVPQYPPEACPLCREGVPLEEV, from the coding sequence ATGGAGGTCCTGGACCTTTACCGGAGGACAGGGGCCCTTTTGGAAGGGCACTTCCTCCTGCGCTCAGGGGTACACTCCCCCCTTTTCCTCCAGTCGGCGGCCCTCCTCCAGCATCCCCTTTACGCCGAGGCGGTGGGGGAGGCCTTGGGAAAGACCTTTGAGGACGAGAAGGTGGACTTCGTCATCGGCCCTGCCATGGGGGGGGTGATCCTCGCCTTCGTGGTGGCGCGGGCCTTGGGGGCCCGGGCCCTTTTCGCCGAGAAGGACGGCCAAGGGGGGATGACCATCCGCAAGGGGCTTACCCTGAATCCAGGGGAGCGCTTTCTAGCGGTGGAGGACGTGGTGACCACGGGGGAGAGCGTGCGGAAGGCCATCCGGGCGGCGGAGGCCCGGGGGGCGGTGTGCGTGGGGGTGGGGGCCATCGTGGACCGAAGCGGCGGCCAGGCGGCCTTTGGCGTTCCCTTCCGCGCCCTAGCCCGCCTCCAGGTGCCCCAGTACCCCCCCGAGGCCTGCCCCCTGTGCCGGGAGGGCGTTCCTTTGGAGGAGGTCTAG